AGGGCCAGCTGGCCAGCCAGCACACGCCCCCCACGCCGGCCCAGCGCGAGCAGCTGCAGACACATCCCATGCGCAGCCTGCGGCTGCTGGAGCAGGCCGGCGTAGACGACGCGCTGTGGCTCGAAGCCGTGCTGCAGCATCACGAGGTGGAAGACGGCAGCGGCTATCCCGCCGGCCGCAGCGACGTCTGCGACCTCGCCTCACTGGTGCGGCGGGCCGACGTCTACACGAGCAAGCTGTCCGCGCGCTCCACGCGCGATGCGCTGGCGGCCGACGTGGCCGGGCGCCAGATGTTCATGCAGGATCCCGGGCACCCGATGACGGCGGCGCTGGTCAAGGAGTTCGGGATCTACCCGCCCGGCTGCCACGTGCGGCTGCACTCGGGCGAGCTGGCGGTGGTGGTGGCGCGCGGCAGCAGCATCACGACGCCGGTGGTGGCCTGCCTCGCCGACGCCACCGGACGGCCCCTGCCCCGGCCCGAGCGCGTGGACACCGCCGCCCGAGGGTGCGGCGTGGCCTCGGTAGTGGGCGAGAAGAGCCTGACGCGACCGCTGCCCTTCGAGCGGCTGATGGCCGCGCTGGTGGCCTGATCGGCGGGCGGCGTCCGGCCGCCGTCAGGGCCGCCGTCAGGGTCGCCGTCAGGGTCGCCGTCAGGGCCGCCCGAAGGCCGCCAGCGCCGGCCCCGTGACGCGGCAAATGCGCCAGTCGGGCATCACCGTGGCGCCCATGGCCTCGTAGAAGCGGACGGCGCGCTCGTTCCAGTCGAGCACGCTCCACTCGAAGCGCCCGCAGCCGCGCGCCACGGCCAGCGCACCCAGGTGCTGCAGCAGCGCCCTGCCCAGGCCCGTGCCGCGGTGCGCAGGCTGCACGTACAGGTCTTCCAGGTACAGCCCGGGCTTGCCGAGGAAGGTGCTGAAGTTGGTGAAGAAGAGCGCGAAGGCGACGACGCGCCCGTCCGCCTCGGCCACCACGCACTCGGCCACCGGCCGCTCGCCGAAGAGGTGCGGGTGCAGCGACTCGGGCGTGACCACGACCAGATGCTCGAGCTTCTCGAACACCGCGAGCTCGGTGATGAGGCCAACGACCGCCGGCAGATCGGCGGGGGTGGCGGGGCGGAGGGTGGGCGGGGCAGCGGCGGGGTGCATGGACGGATTGTCTGCGGGAAAGCGATAGGCTGGGTGTTTGCACAGTGGCGCAGCAACTGAGCGGGTCTGACGGGCAAACTGCGCGCATGAACGTGGACTGGCAAGACCGCATCGTGACCTCTCCTGACACCTTGTTCGGGCGGCCGCGCATCGCTGGCTCGCGCATCGGTGTCGACTTCATCCTGGACCTGATGGCCTCGGGCTGGAGCAGCCAGCGGATCCTCGACGAGTACCCACACGTCAAGCCCGATGACCTGCAAGCGGTCTTTGCCTTCGTCCGGGACTGCCTGAAGGAAGAAGACTTCGTGCTGAAGGCCAAGGCGGCCGAAGGCATGGCGGGCTGAATCCGCGCCGGGCACGGCGATGGCTGCCCTGCTGCTGGACAAAAACCTGCCGCGGTCGGCGGTCGACGCCTTGGTCCGAGCAGGCCATGACGTGCTGCACATGGCCCAGGCCGAACCGTCGGCGGATGACCGGCGCGTTCTGGCCATGGCCCGATCGATGGCACGCGTGCTCGTCACCTTTGACTCCGACTTCGGCGACCCGGTCTACCGGCATGGAGAACCCGGCCCGCCGGCCATCCCTTACCTGCGTCTGCACCCCATCGTCGGGGCCGCCGCCGCAACGCCGGTGATTCAAGCGCTGGCAGACAACGTGCAGCGACAGTTCGTGGTGTGCACACCCGATGGCCTGCGGCGCCGCCCGTTGCCGACGCCTTCATGAGAACACCGTCTTGGACGATGTGGACCCCCCGGCCGCTGTCGGCCCTGCAGCACTGGGCCTACTGCCCGCGCCAGTGCGGCCTGATCCACCTCGAACAGGCCTTCGACGACAACCTGCACACGCTGCGCGGCAACGCGGTGCATGCCCAGGTCGACCGCCCCGGCTTCGAGCTGCGCCGCGGGCTGCGTGTGGAGCGCGCCCTGCCCCTGTTCAGCGACCGGCCGGGCCTGGTGGGCAAGGCCGACACGGTGGAGTTCGAGGCCGACGGCACGCCCTACCCGCTGGCGCGGCGTCGCGCGCCCTCTACGGGGCGCGCGTGGGTTGAAACAAAGTCTCCAGGTGTTATCGACAACACGTTGGGCTTCACAATTGCACCATGCAATCTCGAATCGCCGTCGCGCAGATCACCATGCACTGGACAACGCGCGAAAACGTCGACACGATGCTTGAGGCGCTATCCATCGCAAGGCACCACGGAGCCGAAATCTGTGCGTTCTCCGAGTTGGCCGTTACGGGCTTCCATCGCGAAATTGCCAGAGAAGCGCTGCCCGAAGTAGTCGGCCCAGCCGTGAGCGAACTCCAGGCGAGGTGCGCCGAGCTGAAGATCGCAGCCTCGATCGGCGCACCAACCTTTTCAGAAGGCGGCAGAAGGCTCATCTCTCAACTTCTCGTCGACGAGCACGGACACTTGTCCGCCACCGTTTCAAAGCAAGGTCTCACTGGGCCTGAGGCGACCTTCTTCGAGCGCGGAACCACCCGACCCGTCGCCAAGATGCAAGGTCTGCGTTGCTCCGCGGTCATCTGTCGTGAAGTCGAAGACCACGAGCAAGTTTTCGCAGAGCTGCCGCCCGGAGCCGTAGACCTCGTCTTTGTTCCCGGCGCACTCAGACAGGACCCTGAGAAGCCCAGAAGTGATCCGCCTGAATATGTTCGGAACATCCAGCGCCTCGCGAAGGGTACCGGCGCGTTTGTGGTTCAAACGAACTGGCCGAACGCGCTCAATCGTCCTGAGGAGAGCGTCGACGGTGGCGAAAGCACGGTCGCAAGCCCGGACGGCGAGGTTCTCTTGCGCCTCCCCAAGCAGTCCTCCGGCTTGGGCATCTTCTGTCTTGGAGAAAGAACCTTCGCCTGGCTTGCGCGGTGAAGCCTAACCCCTCGCCCAAGCTGACCCGCTTCGGCAGGCGCTGCAATCCTCCGCGGGCAGCGTAGCTCGAACGATAGGCGTCGAAGACAAGCGCCGCGGAGCGCGTCGTGCCTCTGGTGTGGCATGCTTGCGGCTCGTACAGGAGCTCCAGCCGTGTCCACGCCAGTTGAAGATCTCGCCGCCCAGGCACTTGGCCTGCCTCCAGAGGACCGCGCAAAGCTTGTCGAGCGCCTGCTAGAGAGCTTTGAACCAAGGTCACCAGCCCAAGCCGCATGGCTTCAGCTTGCCCGATCTAGGCGAGAGGAAGTTCGCGCTGGCACGGTTGCCATGGTGCCTGGCAGCGAAGCCTTGGCACGGGTAAGAGCACGCATCTCGTGAGCTACTGGCTTCATCCCGAAGCCGAGGTCGAGCTTGGTGACGCTGCCGTCTACTACGCAAAGCACGCCAGCCGAAACGTCGCAGAAGCATTCCTTACTGAGTTCGAGCGAGTCCGAGATCTACTCATCGAGAACCAGTACCGCGGCCCACTCGGTGACTTCGGTCTGCGCGTCTACCATTTCGATCGCTTCCCCTACACGCTGGTGTATGGGCCGAACGATGAGCTCGGACCGCAGTTCTTTGCCGTTGCGCATCAACACAGAGAACCAGGCTACTGGTCGTCGCGCGTCGACGCTTAACCCCTCGCTCAAGCTGACCCGCTACGGCAGGCACTGTAAGCCCGGCCTGAGCCACTCGTACGATCGTCTCAGTCCGGGCTTACAGTACCTGCCTACGCGGGCGGTTTAGCTCGTTAGGCGGCACAGGACACACCGCGGCACGCCGCCGGTTGACAATACGTATTCATCGCTTATCATTGGCCGCTGAACACGATCAACTGGCAGCCCAAGGCACTTCGCCAACTGCGCAAGATCGATGCTCACGCGGGGAAGCAGATCCGCACTGCGGTCAGCTCTGAACTTGTGGACCTCGCCTCAGCGAGGAACGTCAAAGCGCTTACGAACCACGAGTACGGATACAGGCTGCGCGTAGGCAACTAGCGGGTCTTCCTTGAGTTCGATGGTGCAGTCCGCATCGTGAGCATTGAAGAGGTCAGGAAGCGCGATGAACGCACGTACTGAGTTTCAGGTCATCGTAGGCCAGGACGGGAAGCCCGCCTTCGTAGTTGTTCCCTACGAGCAGTTCCGCCGCATGAAGGGCGGCTTCACGCATGGGACCGTGCCCAACGAGGTCGTGAACCTCTCGTTTGAGCGTGGCGTCTCCCCCATGGCAGCATGGCGCGAGCACTTTGGACTCACCCAGGCCGAAGTTGCAGGCCGAATCGGCATCACGCAAGCCGCGTACGCACAGATGGAGCGAGTGAAGCAACCGCGCAAGGCAACCTTGGAGAAGGTTGCAACCGCTCTCGGACTCGAGGTCGAGCAACTCCGCTGGTGAGCGGTGCTGCCTAACCCCTCCATGGCGTTGCGCGCCCTCTACGGGGCGCGCGTGGCTTGAAACATCGCCTGATAGCCAGCGCCGCGCTAAGCTGAGGCGGTCGCTGCACCGCTGGCGTGGAGCCCGCCCTGCAAACCCTCACCACCGAAGACCTCGCCGGCCAGCCCGGCCGGCTGGTTGATGACGCGCGCAAAGGCCAGGCCAACATGGTGTTGTCCGGGGGGCTGCCACTGATGTTGACGGTGCCCCTGGGCAGCGAAGCCGGCTCGCCCAGGGCCCTGCTGGAGCTGGCCGTGGCGCTGTACGAGGCTGACTGCATCAGCCTGGGCCGTGCGGCAGAGGCGGCCGGCCTGCCCTACGCACGCATGGTTGACGAGCTCGGGCAGCGCGGGATCGCCACCGTGCGCTACACGGCCCAAGAGCCCTCCAACCCAGGGCTGACCGGGCTTCAGGCCGCGTTTGCCCGCTCACGTTTCAGGTCGGCACCCGATGCGGCCGATCGCCCCTGCCCTACAGTGCCCCCATGCCCAAGCCCTACCGCCCCCACCGCCTCGCCACATCCACCACCCTGCCGCTGCGCGGCTTGCAGCAGCACGTGCTGCAGTGGGGCAGCCCCGATCGGGCCCTGCCCGAGCGCCCGCCGCTGGTGCTGGTGCACGGCTGGATGGACGTGGCCGCGTCGTACCAGTTCGTCGTCGATGCGCTGGCGGCGGCCGAGGGTTTCGAGCGCTGGGTGATCGCGCCCGATTGGCGCGGCTTCGGCCGCAGCACGCCGCCACCGGGCACCGACAGCTACTGGTTCCCCGATTACCTGGCCGACCTGGATGCGCTGCTCGACGCGCTGGTGCCGGCCGGGCGCTACGGCCCAGTCGACCTCGCCGGCCACAGCATGGGCGGCAACGTGGTGATGGCCTATGCGGGGGTGCGCCCCGCACGGGTGCGCCGGCTGGTCAACCTCGAGGGCTTTGGCCTGCCGGCGACGAAGCCGCAGCAGGCGCCGAAGCGCCTGCTGCAGTGGCTTGACGAGCTCAAGGCGCCGCAGGCCCTGCGCAGCTACACCAGCGTGGCCGAGGTGGCCGAGCGGCTGATGAAGAACAACCCGCTGCTCAGCCCCGACAAGGCCGCATGGCTGGCGCCGCACTGGAGCGAGCAGCGCGAAGACGGCCGCTGGCACATCCTGGGCGACCCCGCGCACAAGCGCGTGAACCCGGTGCTGTACCGCGTCGACGAGGTGCTCGAGACCTGGAAGTGCATCACCGCCCCGCTGCTGTGGGTGGAGGGCGACCGCACCGACGTGGCCAAGTGGTGGGGCCACCGCTACCCGAAGAGCGAGTTCGACACGCGCCTGGCGGTGGTGCCCACGCCGGTGACCAAGGCCGTGCTCAGCCCCGCCGGCCACATGCTGCACCACGACCAGCCCGAGGCCCTGGCCGCCGAACTCGCGGCGTTCCTGCGCTGACCCTCCCCCCCGGGGCTGCGGCGGGGCCGCGTGCGAAAATTGCAGCATGGACACCGAACAGATCAACGCCGTCGGCTCGCTGCTCGCCGACCTCAGCGCCCGCACCGAGCAGCTCCGGGGGTATCTTTGACTACGACCGCAAAGCCCTGCGGTTGAACGAAGTCAACGCCGCACTGGAGAACCCGGCGGTCTGGAACGAGCCCAAGCGCGCCCAGGAGCTCGGCAAGGAGAAGAAGGCACTGGAGACCGTGGTCGAGACCATCGACCACCTCAAGCGCAGCCTCGCCGACAACTCCGAGCTCTTCGAGATGAGCAAGGAAGAAGGCGACGAGGCCGGCATGCGCGCCATGCTGGCCGAGGCCGAAGCGCTGCGCGAGACGGTGGAGCAGCTCGAGTTCCGCCGCATGTTCAGCAACCCGGCCGACCCCGGCAACTGCTTCGTCGACATCCAGGCCGGCGCCGGCGGCACCGAGGCCATGGACTGGGCGCAGATGCTGCTGCGGCAGTACCTGAAGTACTGCGAGCGCAAGGGCTTCACCGCCACCGTCGAGGACGAGACCCCGGGCGACGTGGCCGGCATCAAGAGCGCCACCATCAAGGTGGAGGGCGACCACGCCTTCGGCCACCTGCGCACCGAGACCGGCGTGCACCGCCTGGTGCGCAAGAGCCCCTTCGACAGCTCGGGCGGCCGCCATACCAGCTTTGCCAGCCTGTTCGTCTACCCGGAGATCGACGACTCCATCGAGATCGAGATCAACCCGGCCGACGTGCGCACCGACACCTTCCGCGCCAGCGGCGCCGGCGGCCAGCACATCAACAAGACCGACTCGGCGGTGCGCCTGACGCACATCCCCACCGGCATCGTCGTGCAGTGCCAGGACGGCCGCAGCCAGCACAGCAACCGCGACGTCGCCTGGAAGCGCCTGCGCAGCCGCCTGTACGACCACGAGATGCGCAAGCGGCTTGAAGAGCAGCAGAAGCTCGAGGACACCAAGACCGACGTCGGCTGGGGCCACCAGATCCGCAGTTACGTGCTCGACCAGAGCCGCATCAAGGATCTGCGCACCAGCGTCGAGATCAGCAATACCCAGAAGGTGCTCGACGGGGATCTCGATCCCTTCATCGTGGCCAGCTTGAAGCAGGGTCTTTGAGCGGCGGCGCCGCCACCCGACAACGAGAACCCCGGAGACCCCGCCCATGCGCGAAGGCACGAAGACCCTGGTGCGGCGCGAGGCCTACACGGCCCCCGCCTATTTCATCAAGACGGTCGAGCTCACGTTCGACCTCGACCCGGCCAAGACCATCGTCTCCAGCCGCCTGCGCATCGAGCGCAACACGGCGATGGAGCGCCAGCCCTTGCGGCTGCACGGCGAGGGCCTGACGCTGCTGCGTGTGCTGGCCGACGGCGCCAGCGTGAGCTTCCGCCATGAGCCCGAGGGTTCGGGTGGCGACCTCGTCATCGACAACCCGCCCGAGTCGGACGCCTTCACGCTGGAGATCCGCAACACCTGCAGCCCCGAGAAGAACTCTGAGCTCTTGGGCCTGTACACCAGCGGCTCGCCCGCGATGTTCTGCACGCAGTGCGAGGCCGAGGGCTTCCGCCGCATCACCTGGTTCCTCGACCGGCCCGACGTGATGGCGGTCTACACCGTCACGCTGCGCGCCGACAAGGCGCGCTTCCCGGTGCTGCTGAGCAACGGCAACCTCGTCGAGCAGGGCGATCTCGACAAGGGCCGCCACTTTGCGAAGTGGCACGACCCCTTCCCCAAGCCCAGCTACCTGTTCGCCCTGGTGGCCGGCCGCCTGGTGGCCCGCGAGCAGCGCGTGCGCACCCGCGCCGGCAAGGACCACCTGCTGCAGGTCTACGTGCGCCCGGGCGACCTCGAGAAGACCGAGCACACCCTGCGCTCGCTGGTGGCCAGCCTGGTGTGGGACGAGGCGCGCTTCGGGCTGCCGCTGGATCTGGAGCGCTACATGATCGTGGCGGTGGAGGACTACAACTCCGGCGCCATGGAGAACAAGGGCCTGAACGTCTTCAACACCAAGTTCGTGCTGGCCAGTGCGGCCACCGCCACCGACGCGGATTACGGCTTCATCGAAAGCATCGTCGCGCACGAGTACTTCCACAACTGGACGGGCAACCGCATCACCTGCCGCGACTGGTTCCAGCTGAGCCTGAAGGAGGGCCTGACGGTCTTCCGCGACCAGGAGTTCAGCATGGACATGGCCGGCAGCGCCAGCGCCCGCGCCGTCAAGCGCATCGACGATGTGGTGCGGCTGCGCGCCAGCCAGTTCCCCGAGGACGCCGGCCCCATGGCGCACCCCGTGCGGCCCGACAGCTACGTCGAGATCAGCAATTTCTACACCCCCACCGTCTACGAGAAGGGCGCCGAGCTCGTGCGCATGATGCAGACGCTGGTGGGCCGCGACGGCTTCCGCCGCGGCATGGACCTGTACTTCCAGCGCCACGACGGCCAGGCCGTCACCTGCGACGACTTTGCACAGGCCATCGCCGACGCCAACCCCGGCAGTGCGCTGGCCACGCGGCTGCAGGCCTTCAAGCGCTGGTACGCGCAGGCCGGCACGCCGAAGCTGGCCGCCCGCGGCGCCTACGACGCCGCCACCCAGCGCTACACCCTCACGCTGCGCCAGAGCGCCGAGCCCTCGCCGGGCCAGGCCAGCAAGCTGCCCTTCGTGATGCCGGTGCAGGTGGCGCTGCTGGGCACCGACGGCCACGAACTCGCGCCCGAGCGGCTGCTGGTGCTGGACGAGGCCGAGCAGGCGTTTGTCTTCGAGGGCGTGGCCTCTGCGCCCGTGCCCAGCCTGCTGCGCGGCTTCTCGGCCCCGGTGCGGCTGGAAGACGGCCTGACGGACGCCGAGCGCCAGGTGCTGCTGGCCCACGACACCGACCCCTTCAACCGCTGGGAAGCGGCGCAGCAGCTCATGGTCGAGCGGCTGCTCGCCGCCGTCACGCACGGCCATGAGCCGGTGCTCGACGACGCCCTGGCCGACGCGCTGGCGGCGGTGCTGTCGCATCCCACGCTCGACCCGGCCTTCAAGACGCTCGTCCTCACGCCGCCCAGCGAGACCTACCTCGCCGAGCAGCTTGCCGCCAACGACCCCCAGCGCATCCACACCGTGCGCGAGCAGTGGCGGCTGCTGTTGGCGACACGTCTGCACGACGCCTGGCAAGCGGCCTGGGCCGGCAACCAGGTGACCGAGGGCTATGCGCCCACGCACCACCAGGCCGGCCGCCGCGCGCTGGCCAACCTGGCGCTGGCCATGCTCACGCTGCATGCCGTGCGCACAGGAGATGCCGTTCAGCAGGGCCGCACCTACCAGCGCTTCAAGGATGCCGCCAACATGACCGATCGCGTCGGCGCGCTGCAGGCCCTGCTGCAATCGCACTCGCTGCTGGCCGACGCCGCGCTGCAGCGCTTCCACGCGCTGGCACATGGCGACGCGCTGGTGCTCGACAAGTGGTTCTCGATGCAGGCCCTGGCGCCCGAGCCGGTGCCGGGCGTGCACGAGTCCGCGCCGGGCGCGGCGGTACCGGGCAGCGTGTTCGCGCGCTTCAAGACCCTGCTGCAGCACCGCGACTTCACGCTCAAGAACCCCAACCGCGCGCGCAGCCTGATGGGCATCTTCGCGGTCAACCCCGCGGCGGTGCACCGGTCTGATGCCGCTGGCGTGGTGCTGTGGGCCGAGAAGATCCTCGAGGTCGACGCGCTCAATCCGCAGCTGGCCGCCCGCATGGCCCGCGCCATGGAGCGCTGGGCGCGCCTGGCCGAGCCCTACCGCAGCGCCGCCCGCGAGGCGATCTCGCGCGTGGCCGTACGGGCCGACCTCAGCGACGACCTGCGCGAGGTCGTCAACCGCGCCCTGGAGCCGGGCGCATGAACGGCCCCCGCCGCATCAGCCTGACGCAGTACCTCGTCGAGCAGCAGCGCGAGCATGGGCGCATCCCGGGCGAGCTGCGCCTGCTCATCGAGGTCGTGGCACGCGCCTGCAAGCGCATCGCCATTGCCGTGAACAAAGGCGCGCTGGGCGACGTGCTCGGCAGCACCGACCAGAGCAACGTGCAGGGCGAGATCGTCAAGAAGCTCGACCTCATCGCCAACGAGGTGCTGATCGAGGCCAACGAGTGGGGCGGCCACCTCGCGGCCATGGCCAGCGAGGAGATGGACTCCATCCACGTTGTGCCCAACCGCTACCCTCAGGGCGAGTACCTGCTGCTGTTCGACCCGCTCGACGGCTCCAGCAACATCGACGTCAACGTCAGCATCGGCACCATCTTCAGCGTGCTGCGCAAGGTGGGCCACACGCGCGGCGTGTCCGAAGAAGACTTCCTGCAGCCGGGCAAGCACCAGGCGGCGGCCGGCTACTGCGTCTACGGCCCGCAGACCACGCTGGTGCTGACGCTGGGCAACGGTGTGGCCATGTTCACGCTCGACCGCGAGACCGGCTCCTGGGTGCTCACCGCCACCGAGGTGCGCATCCCCGAGGAGACGAAGGAGTTCGCGATCAACATGTCGAACCAGCGCCACTGGGCCGAGCCCGTCACGCGCTACATCGGCGAGTGTCTGCAGGGCAAGGACGGCCCGCGCGGCAAGGACTTCAACATGCGCTGGGTGGCCAGCATGGTGGCCGACGTGCACCGCATCCTCACCCGCGGGGGTGTCTTCCTGTACCCCTGGGACCAGCGTGAGCCCGACAAGCCCGGCAAGCTGCGCCTGATGTACGAGGCCAACCCGATGGCCTTCATCGTCGAGCAGGCCGGCGGCCTGGCCACCAACGGCCACGAGCGCATTCTCGACATCGTGCCGGCCAAGCTGCATCAGCGCGTGAGCGTGATGCTGGGCTCGGCGGCCGAGGTGCGGCGCGTCACCGAGTACCACCTCGGCAGCTGATGCCGGGGGGCCAGCCCTTTACGATGCCGCGATGGCAACACCGATCCGGCTCTACGGCATCCCGAACTGCGACACGGTGAAGAAGGCGCGCGCCTGGCTGCAGGCCCGCGGCGAGGCGCACGAGTTCGTCGACTTCAAGAAGGCGCCGCCCGACGCAGCCTTGCTCGCCCTCTGGGCCCGGGCGCTGGGCAGGGAGCGCCTGCTCAACCGCAAGGGCAGCACCTGGCGCGCGCTGGCCACTGCCGCGCAGGCCGCAGCCGCCACCGAGGAGGGCGCCATCGCGCTCATGGCGGCGCAGCCCAGCGTCATCAAGCGCCCGGTGGTGCAGTGGCCGGGCGGCGCGCTGAGCGTGGGTTTTGACGAGGCGGATTGGTCAGCGCGCCTGGGCGGCTGAGGGCGGCTGACGTGACGGCGGCTCAGCAGCGCCCGCGGCCGGCGCTCAGGCCACCCTGCCCGCAGTCAAGCCCCTGGCAGCAGTGGTCGGTGAGGTAGCCCAGCAGCGCGGTCATGCGCGGCATGTCGGGCCGGTAGACGAGGTGGCGGCCGTCACGCTTCAGCGTCAGCAGCCCGGCGCGCGCCAGCTCCTTCAGGTGGAACGAGAGCGTCGAGCCCGGCACGCCCAGCAGGGCCGCCAGCGCGCCCGGTGTCAGCCCCTGCGGCGCGGCGCCCACCAGCGCGCGGAACACGCGCAGACGCTGCGTCTGTGCCAGCGCCGCCAGCGCGACGACCGCGTCGGCTTCATCCATGCTGCGCGCTCCCCTCAAGGGCGCGCTGCCTTGGCAGCGCCAGCGTGGCCCCCCAGCACAACGCCAGCATCACCGCCGAACCCACCAGCGCGCCGACGATGCCGCCCCACTGCACCAGCAGGCCCGACAGCAGCGTGCCGATGAAGCGGCCCAGCGCGTTGGCAGCGTAGTAGAAGCCCACGTCCTCGGCCGCCTTCTCGCTGCCGGCGTAGGCCAGCACGAGGTAGCTGTGCACCGAGGAGTTGATGGCAAAGGCCACGCCGAAGACCGCCAGGCCGCCCACGACGATCCACACCTGCGGCTGCGCCCCTGCCAGCACCAGCCCGGCCAGCGCCGCCGGCACCAGCGCCAGCAGCGCGGACCACAGTCGCGCGGCCGGCACCTCGGACGAGAGGCCGTCGTCGCTGCGCCTCACCAGCGCGGGCGCCGCGGCCTGCACGGCGCCGTAGCCGATGGTCCACAGCGCGAGGAAGCTGCCGATCATCGTGAAGGTCCAGCCCGCGCCATAAAGAAACACCGGCACGCCGACGACGAACCACACGTCGCGCGCGCCAAACAGGAACACCCGCGCCGCGGCCAGCGCGTTGATGCCCGGGTTCTTGGCGAACAGCTCCTTCGCGCTCTTCGAGGCCTTGGCCTTGCCCATGAGCCGCGGCACGAAGGCCAGCACGCCCACGAGCACCAGCGCCAGCGCCGCCGCCATGGCCCACAGCGCGGCCTGGAAGCCCAGCACCTGCATCAGCACGCCGCCCAGGAAGAAGCCCACGCCCTTCATCGCGTTCTTGCTGCCGGTGAAGAAGGCCACCCACTTGAAGAGGCGCCCCGAGGCGTTGCCCGCCGTCAGCTTGATGGCGGATTTGCTGGCGGTCTTGGTGAGGTCCTTCGCGACGCCGCACACGCCCTGCGCCAGCACCACCCAAGCCACACTCGCCGCCGCCGTCCAACCCGGCGACAGCGCCGACAGCAGCAGGAAGCCCGTGATCTGCGAGGCCAGCCCCACCGCCAGCATGCGCGCGATGCCGAAGCGCGTGGCCAGCCAGCCGCCCACGAGGTTGGC
The genomic region above belongs to Ideonella sp. WA131b and contains:
- a CDS encoding helix-turn-helix transcriptional regulator, with protein sequence MDEADAVVALAALAQTQRLRVFRALVGAAPQGLTPGALAALLGVPGSTLSFHLKELARAGLLTLKRDGRHLVYRPDMPRMTALLGYLTDHCCQGLDCGQGGLSAGRGRC
- a CDS encoding Spx/MgsR family RNA polymerase-binding regulatory protein, which translates into the protein MATPIRLYGIPNCDTVKKARAWLQARGEAHEFVDFKKAPPDAALLALWARALGRERLLNRKGSTWRALATAAQAAAATEEGAIALMAAQPSVIKRPVVQWPGGALSVGFDEADWSARLGG
- the arsJ gene encoding organoarsenical effux MFS transporter ArsJ, giving the protein MNTGTRDYAIVTAAYWGFTLSDGALRMLVLLHFHQLGYSPFTLAFLFLLYEAAGIVANLVGGWLATRFGIARMLAVGLASQITGFLLLSALSPGWTAAASVAWVVLAQGVCGVAKDLTKTASKSAIKLTAGNASGRLFKWVAFFTGSKNAMKGVGFFLGGVLMQVLGFQAALWAMAAALALVLVGVLAFVPRLMGKAKASKSAKELFAKNPGINALAAARVFLFGARDVWFVVGVPVFLYGAGWTFTMIGSFLALWTIGYGAVQAAAPALVRRSDDGLSSEVPAARLWSALLALVPAALAGLVLAGAQPQVWIVVGGLAVFGVAFAINSSVHSYLVLAYAGSEKAAEDVGFYYAANALGRFIGTLLSGLLVQWGGIVGALVGSAVMLALCWGATLALPRQRALEGSAQHG
- a CDS encoding class 1 fructose-bisphosphatase — encoded protein: MNGPRRISLTQYLVEQQREHGRIPGELRLLIEVVARACKRIAIAVNKGALGDVLGSTDQSNVQGEIVKKLDLIANEVLIEANEWGGHLAAMASEEMDSIHVVPNRYPQGEYLLLFDPLDGSSNIDVNVSIGTIFSVLRKVGHTRGVSEEDFLQPGKHQAAAGYCVYGPQTTLVLTLGNGVAMFTLDRETGSWVLTATEVRIPEETKEFAINMSNQRHWAEPVTRYIGECLQGKDGPRGKDFNMRWVASMVADVHRILTRGGVFLYPWDQREPDKPGKLRLMYEANPMAFIVEQAGGLATNGHERILDIVPAKLHQRVSVMLGSAAEVRRVTEYHLGS